GGCGCGGCAATCCCTTTCCGCGGGTCGTTCGGGTCGCCGATCCTGCCGATATAGAAAGGGCGCTGGTCCGCCTCGAAGCTGAGGGGATCTGGCTTGCGATCATCGATACTGCCGCCACGAACAATGCGCTGGCCGCGCACGCCATCACGAAGGCCGATCTTTGCCTGATCCCGACGCGTCCGAGTCCCGCCGACATCGAAGCTGCAATACCGACGCTGGTTGCTATTCGTAGGTTCAATCGCCGATTTGCGTTCGTCCTCAATCAGACGCCGCCGCGGGGCTGCCGTTTGAGCGAAGCCGCAACTTCGCTCAATTCGCTCGGCGTGCTAGCGCTTCCTTACGTCGGACAGCGCAACGACCACCAGGACGCGCTGGGGACGGGATTGGGCGTGACCGAGTTTGCACAAGAGGGAAGAGCCTCGGAGGAAATTCGTGAGCTGTGGCGCTGGGTCTTGAAAAAGCTTGTCGAGGGGTCGTTAGATCATGAGCCACACGCAAAAAAGGCGGCGTGCTAGCCAAACGCGCTGTGCGCGACGCTCGCTCGTGGAGCTTACCGCGGCGGCGAGCCGAGCCGTTGACGGTGGCCTGTTTGTGTTGTCCAGCGGGATTGCTGCTTCCAATCCGCGATCGGAGCACACAGGCGAGAAGACGTCTGATCAAACAACCCTTGCAAGGCAAGCGATGGCTCCGAGTCCCGTTGCGGTGCTTGAATCTCGGAACGCGGCGGCGCCGCGCAAGGAAGAACTCCTGGATTCCGACACTACCACCGAGATGGTGGTGAAGATTGCCGAGGACTATCAAAACCGAGCCTTTGAAAACATCAAAGCCAGCCTGAATGCGGCGTCGGACCATGCACCGCAACCGCGATACATGCGGCGGCTCACTGACGAGGCGGTCAGATTGCTGGACGATCTTCGGAGCGGCAAGGTGGAGAATCAGGCGAACTTCATCCTGAGCGAATGCTTCAGAGAAGCCGCCAGCGCGTTCTCTATGATCAATCAGCAGCTCAAGCGCGATGGCTATGCGGCGAGCATTGATCCATCAATCTTCATCTGGCTTGCCAATATCACCGAACCAGAGACGCGCGACACCGGGAGCATGCGGCTTGAGATCGTACCCAACCACCGAGGTCGTCCGAGCACGTACGCGCGCCAGGTCGCTCAATTCATCTGGCACCTTGAGGGGCTGGGCTGCCGGCGACAGGCCGCATATCGGGGGGCGCTCACG
This genomic interval from Bradyrhizobium sp. CB82 contains the following:
- a CDS encoding AAA family ATPase codes for the protein MYVLALVTQKGGSGKSTLAVGLAVAAMENGERVAFVEADPQGTISKWRERRGNPFPRVVRVADPADIERALVRLEAEGIWLAIIDTAATNNALAAHAITKADLCLIPTRPSPADIEAAIPTLVAIRRFNRRFAFVLNQTPPRGCRLSEAATSLNSLGVLALPYVGQRNDHQDALGTGLGVTEFAQEGRASEEIRELWRWVLKKLVEGSLDHEPHAKKAAC